One Deltaproteobacteria bacterium genomic region harbors:
- a CDS encoding LysM peptidoglycan-binding domain-containing protein: MSYRVRSGDTMSGIASRYHLSLAALERANPQVKNPNMIYVGEALNIPGSSDSFTPAAPKKASSSGGASGGSYIVRSGDTMGSIASRHGVSLGALEAANPQVHNPNMIYVGQKLNLPGGSHSSGGSGSVSGPPPTNTVGGSVGQWIAQAQQILAAAGVPYSKMNASDINIIIQHESSGNPNAENKWDINWQEGHPSIGLMQTIGPTFNAYALPGHGNIWNPVDNIIAGVRYAISRYGSISNVPGVVDVKEGRGYVGY; the protein is encoded by the coding sequence ATGAGCTACCGGGTTCGCAGTGGTGACACGATGTCGGGGATTGCTTCGCGGTACCACCTGTCGCTGGCCGCGCTGGAGCGCGCCAATCCGCAGGTGAAGAACCCCAACATGATCTATGTGGGCGAGGCGCTGAACATCCCCGGCTCGAGCGACAGCTTCACGCCCGCCGCGCCGAAGAAGGCTTCGTCGTCGGGTGGCGCCAGCGGCGGCAGCTACATCGTGCGCTCGGGCGACACCATGGGCAGCATCGCCTCGCGCCACGGGGTCTCGCTGGGCGCGCTCGAGGCCGCGAACCCGCAGGTGCACAACCCGAACATGATCTACGTGGGCCAGAAGCTGAACCTGCCCGGCGGCTCACACAGCAGCGGCGGCTCGGGCAGCGTGAGCGGGCCCCCGCCGACGAACACCGTGGGCGGCTCGGTGGGCCAGTGGATCGCCCAGGCGCAGCAGATCCTCGCGGCGGCCGGCGTGCCGTACTCGAAGATGAACGCCTCGGACATCAACATCATCATTCAGCACGAGTCGAGCGGTAACCCCAACGCCGAGAACAAGTGGGACATCAACTGGCAGGAAGGCCACCCGTCGATCGGCCTCATGCAGACCATCGGCCCCACGTTCAACGCCTACGCGCTCCCCGGCCACGGCAACATCTGGAACCCGGTGGACAACATCATCGCCGGCGTGCGCTACGCCATCTCGCGCTAT